Proteins from a single region of Fibrobacter sp. UWH6:
- a CDS encoding M6 family metalloprotease domain-containing protein has protein sequence MRLFNIAVLLLIEATACLAYPLLNKNITQGDVRVPVILVQFEDVKFAIENPRNFYTDFLNKEGFKEGDNFGSVRDYYVYNSMGEYRPSFDVYGPITLPNAKEFYDNPSNTTGDEAELAFSQAVDTLLSQGVNLSVYDNDGDGYIDFSAFIYAGERTYVERSLWPAMHKVSLKISDKLFVRRFASVDEQKSILIFVHEFGHMLGLPDIRVGYGSTVVGSWSIMDQPKDPSPLYSSFDRMLMGWLVPSELGNEEFVRLDKLDDNVAISITNPENDNEMYMLEFRTNKKWDMGQANSGMLIWYVDYSDSAWEMQVNAFRCHAREYLVRAKSGMRMVLAGGEVCSYDAGPALPSDVFPGTGNVTSFDGFVFRNGLNMNITLSEITESEDKNYVTFKVSRSTPYMEEIKISSSSSSAVFVPHLSSSSRSVPYSFSYAEINDSLKPFGTGKPSITQMFRTRAMLRNGSLHIRSSVPGEKNVRLFSLNGQVLYEMKMNGFDIIVQVPSHVRNQKFILIIEQDGINLTRAVL, from the coding sequence ATGCGGCTTTTTAATATTGCGGTTTTATTGTTGATTGAGGCAACGGCTTGCTTGGCGTATCCTCTTTTAAATAAGAATATTACCCAAGGGGATGTTCGTGTTCCTGTTATTCTCGTACAGTTTGAGGATGTCAAGTTCGCAATTGAAAATCCTAGGAACTTCTATACGGATTTTCTGAACAAGGAAGGGTTCAAGGAAGGTGACAATTTCGGCAGTGTCAGGGATTACTACGTCTATAATTCCATGGGGGAGTATCGCCCCTCTTTTGATGTGTATGGACCCATAACCCTTCCGAATGCCAAGGAATTTTATGACAACCCCTCGAACACTACGGGAGATGAAGCTGAATTAGCTTTTTCCCAGGCTGTTGATACGTTGCTTTCTCAGGGTGTGAATCTTTCTGTGTATGACAACGATGGTGATGGCTATATTGATTTTTCTGCTTTTATTTATGCAGGGGAGAGAACGTATGTTGAGCGTTCCTTGTGGCCTGCGATGCATAAGGTTTCGCTCAAGATCAGTGACAAATTGTTTGTTCGTCGTTTTGCCAGTGTTGATGAACAGAAAAGTATTTTAATTTTCGTTCACGAGTTCGGCCATATGCTTGGCTTACCGGACATTCGTGTTGGTTACGGCTCAACTGTTGTTGGATCCTGGTCGATAATGGACCAACCAAAAGATCCTTCGCCGCTGTATTCTTCCTTCGACAGAATGCTAATGGGTTGGCTTGTTCCCTCGGAACTGGGAAATGAAGAATTTGTACGCTTGGACAAGTTGGACGACAACGTAGCGATTTCCATTACCAATCCCGAAAATGATAATGAGATGTATATGTTGGAATTCCGAACCAATAAAAAATGGGACATGGGACAAGCTAATTCCGGCATGTTGATATGGTATGTGGACTATAGCGACTCAGCTTGGGAAATGCAGGTAAATGCTTTTAGGTGCCATGCTCGTGAGTATCTTGTGAGGGCCAAGTCAGGAATGAGGATGGTTTTAGCTGGTGGAGAGGTTTGCTCCTATGATGCTGGCCCTGCCCTTCCCTCCGACGTGTTCCCTGGAACCGGGAATGTCACTTCATTTGACGGTTTTGTTTTTCGCAACGGCCTTAACATGAATATTACGCTATCCGAAATCACGGAGTCCGAAGACAAGAACTATGTGACGTTCAAGGTTTCTAGGTCCACGCCGTATATGGAGGAAATAAAAATTTCGAGCTCAAGTTCTAGTGCGGTTTTTGTTCCTCACTTATCGTCTTCGTCGCGGAGTGTTCCCTATTCATTTAGCTATGCTGAAATTAATGACTCTTTGAAACCTTTTGGAACGGGAAAGCCGTCTATTACGCAGATGTTTCGTACTAGGGCAATGCTGCGGAATGGATCCCTGCACATTCGTTCGTCTGTGCCAGGAGAAAAGAACGTGAGACTGTTCTCGCTGAATGGGCAGGTTTTGTACGAAATGAAAATGAACGGTTTTGATATAATTGTCCAAGTGCCTAGTCATGTTCGTAATCAAAAGTTTATCTTGATTATTGAACAAGATGGAATAAACCTGACGAGGGCTGTACTATAG
- a CDS encoding P-II family nitrogen regulator → MSGFNHEVIFCIVNAGFSEAVMDAAKEAGARGGTILNARGTANKEAESLFHIAIQPEKEIVMILVDAKIKDDVLHALYQKAGLDTMGQGIAFSLPVDNVVGLTPWKERLTQKMASIVKK, encoded by the coding sequence ATGAGTGGATTCAATCACGAAGTCATTTTTTGTATTGTGAATGCGGGTTTCTCTGAAGCCGTGATGGATGCTGCCAAGGAAGCTGGCGCTCGCGGCGGTACCATCCTGAATGCACGCGGAACTGCAAACAAGGAAGCGGAATCCCTTTTCCACATCGCTATCCAGCCCGAAAAGGAAATCGTCATGATCCTTGTGGATGCAAAGATCAAGGATGACGTTCTCCATGCCCTTTACCAGAAGGCTGGCCTTGATACCATGGGCCAGGGAATCGCGTTCTCGCTGCCGGTGGATAACGTGGTGGGCCTTACTCCGTGGAAGGAACGCCTTACCCAGAAGATGGCTTCTATCGTAAAGAAATAA